A region of Streptomyces sp. NBC_01267 DNA encodes the following proteins:
- the metE gene encoding 5-methyltetrahydropteroyltriglutamate--homocysteine S-methyltransferase — MTAKSAAAAARATVYGYPRQGPNRELKKAIEGYWKGRVTADALRETAAGLRRSNWRQLADAGVHEVPTGDFSYYDHVLDTSVMVGAVPRRHREAVTADALDGYFAMARGTQDVAPLEMTKWFDTNYHYLVPELGPDTVFTTDSTKQVTELTEALALGHTARPVLVGPVTYLLLAKPAPGVAADFEPLTLLDRLLPVYAEVLADLRAAGAQWVQLDEPALVQDRSPAELGAAAHAYRELGGLSDRPKLLVASYFDRLGEALPVLAKAPVDGLALDFTDAAAANLEDLAAVGGLPGKRLVAGVVDGRNVWINDHEKSLATLATLLGLADRVDVAASCSLLHVPLDTAPERDIEPQILRWLAFARQKTAEIVTLTKGLAQGTGAITAELAANRAALASRAASPLTHDPAVRARAAAVTDADGRRSQPYTARAAAQRAHLGLPLLPTTTIGSFPQTDELRTARADLRAGRIDTAGYEERIRAEIGEVISFQEMTGIDVLVHGEPERNDMVQYFAEQLTGYLATRHGWVQSYGTRYVRPPILAGDISRPEPMTVRWTSYAQSLTDRPVKGMLTGPVTMLAWSFVRDDQPLGDTARQVALALRDEVNDLEVSGSSVIQVDEPALRETLPLRTADRAAYLDWATESFRLTTSGVRPDTQIHTHMCYAEFGDIVQAIDDLDADVISLEAARSHMQVARELAAHGYPREAGPGVYDIHSPRVPDADEAAALLRKGLRAIPAERLWVNPDCGLKTRGWPETRASLENLVTAARTVRSELPSS; from the coding sequence GTGACAGCGAAGTCCGCAGCCGCGGCAGCACGGGCCACCGTGTACGGCTACCCCCGCCAGGGCCCGAACCGGGAACTGAAGAAGGCCATCGAGGGTTACTGGAAGGGCCGGGTCACCGCCGACGCCCTCCGGGAGACTGCGGCCGGTCTGCGCCGGTCCAACTGGCGTCAACTGGCGGATGCCGGTGTCCACGAGGTGCCCACAGGCGACTTCTCGTACTACGACCACGTCCTGGACACCAGCGTCATGGTCGGCGCCGTGCCCCGGAGGCACCGCGAGGCCGTCACCGCCGACGCACTCGACGGCTACTTCGCGATGGCCCGCGGCACCCAGGACGTGGCGCCGCTGGAGATGACCAAGTGGTTCGACACCAACTACCACTACCTCGTCCCCGAACTCGGCCCGGACACCGTCTTCACCACCGACTCCACCAAGCAGGTCACCGAGCTGACGGAAGCCCTCGCGCTCGGACACACCGCCCGGCCCGTGCTGGTCGGCCCCGTCACCTATCTCCTGCTCGCCAAACCCGCCCCCGGGGTGGCCGCCGATTTCGAGCCGCTCACCCTGCTGGACCGGCTGTTGCCGGTCTACGCCGAGGTACTCGCCGATCTGCGGGCCGCCGGCGCGCAGTGGGTACAGCTCGACGAGCCCGCACTGGTCCAGGACCGTTCCCCGGCCGAGCTGGGCGCCGCCGCCCACGCCTACCGCGAGCTCGGCGGCCTGAGCGACCGGCCCAAGTTGCTCGTCGCCTCCTACTTCGACCGGCTCGGCGAGGCGCTCCCCGTACTGGCGAAAGCCCCGGTGGACGGTCTGGCGCTGGACTTCACGGACGCTGCCGCCGCCAACCTCGAAGACCTCGCCGCCGTCGGCGGGCTGCCCGGCAAGCGGCTCGTCGCAGGGGTCGTCGACGGCCGCAATGTCTGGATCAACGACCACGAGAAGTCGCTGGCCACCCTCGCCACTCTTCTCGGCCTCGCCGACCGGGTCGACGTGGCTGCCTCCTGCTCCCTGCTGCACGTCCCGCTCGACACGGCGCCCGAGAGGGACATCGAACCGCAGATCCTTCGCTGGCTCGCCTTCGCCCGGCAGAAGACCGCCGAGATCGTCACCCTGACCAAGGGGCTGGCACAGGGCACCGGCGCCATCACCGCGGAACTCGCCGCCAACCGGGCCGCTCTCGCCTCCCGGGCGGCCTCCCCCCTCACCCACGACCCGGCCGTACGCGCCAGGGCCGCCGCCGTCACCGACGCCGACGGCCGCCGCTCCCAGCCGTACACCGCGCGGGCCGCCGCCCAACGGGCCCACCTCGGGCTGCCGTTGCTGCCGACGACCACCATCGGCTCGTTCCCGCAGACCGATGAACTGCGCACGGCCCGCGCCGACCTGCGTGCGGGCCGGATCGACACGGCCGGTTACGAGGAGCGGATCAGGGCCGAGATCGGTGAGGTCATCTCCTTCCAGGAGATGACCGGCATCGACGTCCTGGTGCACGGCGAGCCGGAACGCAACGACATGGTCCAGTACTTCGCCGAACAGCTCACCGGCTACCTCGCCACCCGGCACGGCTGGGTCCAGTCCTACGGCACCCGCTACGTCCGCCCACCGATCCTGGCCGGCGACATCTCCCGCCCCGAACCGATGACGGTGCGCTGGACCTCGTACGCCCAGTCGCTCACCGACCGCCCGGTCAAGGGCATGCTCACCGGGCCCGTCACCATGCTCGCCTGGTCCTTCGTCCGCGACGACCAGCCACTCGGCGACACCGCCCGGCAGGTCGCTCTCGCCCTGCGCGACGAGGTGAACGACCTGGAAGTGAGCGGCAGTTCGGTCATCCAGGTCGATGAGCCCGCGCTGCGCGAGACCCTGCCGCTGCGGACCGCCGACCGTGCCGCGTACCTGGACTGGGCCACCGAGTCGTTCCGGCTCACCACCAGCGGGGTGCGTCCGGACACCCAGATCCACACCCACATGTGCTACGCGGAGTTCGGCGACATCGTCCAGGCCATCGACGACCTCGACGCCGACGTCATCAGCCTGGAGGCCGCCCGTTCCCACATGCAGGTCGCCCGTGAACTCGCCGCCCACGGCTACCCGCGCGAGGCGGGCCCCGGTGTGTACGACATCCACTCCCCACGCGTGCCCGACGCCGACGAGGCTGCCGCGCTGCTCCGCAAGGGACTGCGGGCCATTCCCGCCGAACGGCTGTGGGTCAACCCCGACTGCGGCCTGAAGACCCGTGGTTGGCCCGAGACCAGGGCGTCTCTGGAGAACCTGGTCACCGCGGCCCGCACGGTCCGCAGCGAGCTGCCCTCGTCCTGA
- a CDS encoding TOBE domain-containing protein: MPSYSIGQAARLLGVSSETVRRWADSGRLRMDREGPGNRAIDGVSLAAFAKERAQGMHALPESAVATSVRNAFPGIVTRVALDDVAAQVEIQSGPHRIVSLVTRESVEELGIEVGVTVTARVKSTNVHIDTP; the protein is encoded by the coding sequence GTGCCGTCGTACAGCATTGGGCAGGCAGCGAGGCTGCTGGGCGTGAGTTCGGAGACCGTCCGGAGGTGGGCCGACTCCGGACGCCTGCGCATGGACAGGGAAGGGCCGGGAAACCGTGCGATCGACGGGGTGAGCCTGGCGGCCTTCGCGAAGGAGCGGGCGCAGGGCATGCACGCGCTGCCGGAGAGCGCCGTGGCCACTTCGGTACGGAACGCCTTCCCGGGGATCGTGACGCGGGTGGCGCTCGACGACGTCGCCGCGCAGGTCGAGATCCAGTCCGGACCGCACCGGATCGTCTCGCTCGTGACGCGGGAGTCCGTCGAGGAACTCGGCATCGAGGTCGGTGTCACCGTCACCGCGCGGGTGAAGTCGACCAACGTGCACATCGACACTCCTTGA
- a CDS encoding molybdopterin-dependent oxidoreductase, with the protein MSFHIQVNDQPFAAEPRPGQCLRTYLRERGWFGVKKGCDAGDCGACTVHVDGEPVHSCLYPAVRAQGRSVTTVEGLAGKDGELHPVQQKFLDAQGFQCGFCTAGFLMTTAALEQEKGCAHDDGKLDDLPRAFKGNICRCTGYRAIEDAVRGVKHTERPCAGQAVGKSLGAPAGPQVVTGTARYTFDVEVPGLLHMKLLRSPHPHARILAIDTSAALRVPGVHAVLTHEDAPATLYSSARHEHPTADPDDTRVLDDTVRYIGQRVAAVVATSEQAAEEGCRRIEVTYQELPFVTDPEEAMRTGAPVIHAGKGPEARIARVENNVAGEVHGEIGCVDDGFAEAAVVHEETFRTQRVQHASLETHGCVAYFEPKDDSADGAGERLTVRSSTQTPFLTRRALCALYGLPEDEVRVVAGRVGGGFGGKQEMLTEDIVVLAALKLRRPVKLEYTRAEQFYGATTRHPFTIRIKLGARADGTLTAIQMRVVSNTGAYGNHGPAVMFHSVGESFAVYRAPHKKVDAYSVYTNGVPAGAFRGYGLGQVTFAVESAMDELARRLDMDPLAFREKNIIGPGDHMASPIGEEEDLHIASYGLAQCLSIVRQAIADDRSADDVPEGWLTGQGTAMAMIATGPPGGHYADATVSLLADGTYDIAVGTAEFGNGTTTVHKQITAGALDTTVDRIAIRQSDTDVVRHDTGAFGSAGTVVAGKAVLLAAEALAGRLKTFAARYTGVARHLCTLGAEAFDCAGRTVTLKELHEAARAQGAQHETTAEGHWGGSPRSVAFNAQWFRIAVDPDTGEMKILRSVHAADAGKVMNPLQCRGQIEGGVAQALGATLFETVRLDERGEVTTAAFRRYRLPQYADVPRTEVHFMETTDAIGPLGAKSMSESPFNPVAPAFANALHDATGIRFTEMPVTRDRVWLAMDRRAGRRAGPVA; encoded by the coding sequence ATGAGCTTCCACATCCAGGTCAACGACCAGCCCTTCGCAGCCGAGCCCCGTCCCGGCCAGTGTCTGCGTACGTATCTGCGCGAGCGCGGCTGGTTCGGCGTGAAGAAGGGCTGCGACGCCGGAGACTGCGGCGCCTGCACGGTCCATGTGGACGGCGAGCCGGTCCACAGCTGTCTCTATCCGGCCGTACGGGCACAGGGCCGGTCGGTCACCACCGTGGAGGGCCTGGCCGGGAAGGACGGCGAACTCCACCCCGTTCAGCAGAAGTTCCTGGACGCCCAGGGCTTCCAGTGCGGGTTCTGCACCGCGGGGTTCCTGATGACCACGGCCGCCCTCGAACAGGAGAAGGGGTGCGCCCACGACGACGGCAAACTGGACGACCTCCCTCGGGCCTTCAAGGGCAACATCTGCCGCTGCACCGGATATCGCGCCATCGAGGACGCCGTCCGCGGGGTGAAACACACCGAACGCCCCTGCGCCGGGCAGGCGGTGGGCAAGAGCCTCGGCGCCCCGGCCGGACCCCAGGTCGTGACGGGCACCGCCCGGTACACCTTCGACGTCGAGGTCCCCGGCCTCCTCCACATGAAGCTGCTGCGCTCCCCGCACCCGCACGCCCGCATCCTGGCCATCGACACCTCCGCCGCCCTCCGCGTCCCCGGCGTCCACGCCGTCCTCACCCACGAGGACGCCCCCGCCACGCTGTACTCCAGTGCCCGGCACGAGCACCCCACCGCGGACCCCGACGACACCCGGGTCCTGGACGACACCGTCCGCTACATCGGCCAGCGCGTCGCCGCCGTCGTCGCGACGAGCGAGCAGGCGGCCGAAGAGGGCTGCCGACGGATCGAAGTGACCTACCAGGAGCTGCCGTTCGTCACCGATCCCGAGGAGGCCATGCGCACCGGCGCGCCCGTCATCCACGCCGGCAAGGGGCCGGAGGCGCGGATCGCCCGCGTCGAGAACAACGTGGCCGGTGAGGTGCACGGCGAGATCGGCTGCGTCGACGACGGATTCGCGGAAGCCGCGGTCGTCCACGAGGAGACCTTCCGTACACAGCGCGTCCAGCACGCCAGCCTCGAAACCCACGGCTGCGTCGCCTACTTCGAGCCGAAGGACGACAGCGCCGACGGCGCCGGCGAGCGGCTCACCGTGCGCTCCAGCACGCAGACCCCGTTCCTGACCCGGCGCGCGCTGTGCGCGCTCTACGGCCTTCCGGAGGACGAGGTCCGGGTGGTCGCGGGCCGGGTGGGCGGCGGCTTCGGCGGCAAACAGGAGATGCTGACCGAGGACATCGTCGTGCTCGCCGCGCTCAAGCTGCGCCGTCCGGTCAAGCTCGAATACACGCGTGCCGAGCAGTTCTACGGTGCCACCACCCGCCATCCGTTCACGATCCGCATCAAACTGGGCGCCCGTGCGGACGGCACGCTGACCGCGATCCAGATGCGCGTGGTCTCCAACACCGGCGCGTACGGCAACCACGGCCCTGCCGTGATGTTCCACAGCGTCGGCGAGTCCTTCGCCGTCTACCGGGCCCCGCACAAGAAGGTCGACGCGTACTCCGTCTACACCAACGGCGTTCCCGCGGGCGCCTTCCGTGGCTACGGCCTGGGCCAGGTCACCTTCGCCGTCGAGTCCGCCATGGACGAGCTGGCCCGCCGCCTGGACATGGACCCGCTCGCCTTCCGGGAGAAGAACATCATCGGCCCCGGCGATCACATGGCCAGTCCGATCGGCGAGGAGGAGGACCTGCACATCGCCTCGTACGGCCTCGCCCAGTGTCTGTCGATCGTCCGCCAGGCCATCGCGGACGACCGGAGCGCCGACGACGTACCGGAGGGGTGGCTCACCGGCCAGGGCACGGCCATGGCGATGATCGCGACCGGCCCGCCCGGCGGCCACTACGCCGACGCGACGGTCAGCCTCCTCGCCGACGGGACGTACGACATCGCCGTCGGCACGGCGGAGTTCGGCAACGGCACCACCACCGTCCACAAGCAGATCACCGCGGGCGCCCTCGACACCACGGTGGACCGGATCGCCATCCGCCAGTCCGACACCGACGTCGTCCGCCACGACACCGGGGCCTTCGGCTCGGCCGGTACGGTCGTGGCCGGCAAGGCGGTCCTGCTGGCCGCGGAGGCCCTGGCCGGGCGCCTGAAGACCTTCGCGGCCCGGTACACCGGAGTGGCCCGCCACCTGTGCACGCTCGGCGCGGAGGCGTTCGACTGCGCCGGCCGCACCGTCACGCTGAAGGAACTCCACGAGGCGGCCCGCGCCCAGGGGGCGCAGCACGAGACCACGGCGGAGGGCCACTGGGGCGGCAGCCCGCGTTCCGTGGCTTTCAACGCCCAGTGGTTCCGGATCGCCGTCGACCCGGACACGGGCGAGATGAAGATCCTGCGCAGCGTCCACGCGGCCGACGCCGGCAAGGTCATGAACCCTCTGCAGTGCCGGGGGCAGATCGAGGGCGGTGTCGCCCAGGCGTTGGGCGCCACGCTCTTCGAGACCGTACGGCTCGACGAGCGCGGTGAAGTAACCACGGCGGCGTTCCGGCGCTATCGCCTCCCGCAGTACGCCGATGTACCACGGACCGAGGTCCACTTCATGGAGACGACCGACGCGATCGGCCCGCTCGGAGCCAAGTCGATGAGCGAGAGCCCCTTCAACCCGGTGGCCCCCGCCTTCGCCAACGCGCTGCACGACGCCACCGGCATCCGTTTCACCGAGATGCCCGTGACCCGGGACCGCGTCTGGCTGGCGATGGACCGGCGGGCAGGGCGGCGGGCCGGTCCGGTGGCGTAG
- a CDS encoding FAD binding domain-containing protein, which translates to MDLNTVLDIRDARGHEPWRPGDAWLGGGTYLFSEPQPHLRRLVDLSRTGWEPLRTLPDHSVEIAATCTIAQLSRFGRTLDATAAPLIEQCCRAFLASFKIWNMATVGGNLCNALPAGPMISLTAALDGECLLQAQDGSVRQVRTTGFVTGAGRKDLAEGELLRSVTIPARSLRCRTAFRQASLYGLGRSGALVIGTLDPVDGSLAVTLTAATRRPFRLWFALPPDRAELRAAITSAVGDADWFDDIHGLPEWRRHMAFHLAEQVRHELTRDGAR; encoded by the coding sequence ATGGATCTGAACACGGTTCTCGACATCCGGGACGCACGCGGTCACGAGCCCTGGCGTCCGGGCGACGCCTGGCTCGGTGGCGGAACGTACCTCTTCTCCGAACCCCAGCCGCATCTGCGGCGGTTGGTGGACCTGAGCCGGACGGGCTGGGAGCCGCTCCGGACGCTGCCCGACCACTCGGTGGAGATCGCAGCCACGTGCACGATCGCGCAGCTGTCCCGGTTCGGGCGGACGCTCGATGCGACGGCCGCCCCCCTCATCGAGCAGTGCTGCCGGGCCTTCCTCGCCTCGTTCAAGATCTGGAACATGGCGACCGTCGGCGGGAACCTCTGCAACGCCCTGCCCGCCGGCCCGATGATCTCCCTCACCGCGGCCCTCGACGGCGAGTGCCTGCTCCAGGCCCAGGACGGATCGGTCCGGCAGGTGAGGACCACCGGCTTCGTCACCGGAGCCGGCCGCAAGGACCTGGCGGAGGGCGAGTTGCTGCGCTCGGTGACGATCCCCGCCCGCTCGCTGCGGTGCCGTACGGCTTTCCGGCAGGCGTCGCTCTACGGTCTCGGGCGTTCCGGCGCCCTCGTCATCGGGACGCTGGATCCGGTGGACGGTTCGCTGGCCGTGACCCTCACGGCCGCGACCCGACGGCCGTTCCGCCTCTGGTTCGCCCTGCCGCCGGACCGGGCCGAGTTGCGTGCGGCGATCACGTCGGCCGTGGGCGACGCCGACTGGTTCGACGACATCCACGGGCTGCCCGAGTGGCGGCGGCACATGGCCTTCCACCTCGCCGAGCAGGTCCGTCACGAACTCACCCGGGACGGTGCGCGATGA
- a CDS encoding PucR family transcriptional regulator has translation MHVGDLLQIEGLDLTLVWGGENLLSQVISGVTATDLEDPARFLQPGEIVLSGLVWWNEAHGRVRTERFVSALAEAGATALLAGEETHGAVPVDIVNSCREHGIALLAVPARTSFRAVTDVVYRRQWGDLSRRPADHFALPENVRSDLGRLVDLGTDAGEILGRALAPFGTPPCYVLTSTGRTIARTASAPELTAARAVENLRSLTGETLRVQAETTPYDAWYLHVPEAGGAPPRALHETAEVIGQYRHHHHRRHSGRRRTGQDLVALVSRGDAGTGALANALESCGPLARGPWRVVVTTTGGRLAGSGAEEALGEALQHLPSPVFAVGTTPDAEAVAVVRSDVESALSLGEPWSLLHGCRPETPLYAGVSAVTTEPTGLHAALTQARYALAAARQSSPTTGRVTSVEELSSLESLLAGIPADVRAIFSGTTLGPLARSDTASHHMLLHTLEVFLAHNCSWARTAEALHLHVNTVHYRIERVQALTGRDLARLDHKLDLRAALLCR, from the coding sequence ATGCACGTCGGAGACCTCCTCCAGATCGAGGGGCTCGATCTCACCCTCGTCTGGGGTGGCGAGAATCTGCTCAGCCAGGTGATCAGCGGCGTGACCGCGACCGACCTGGAGGATCCCGCCCGTTTTCTCCAGCCCGGAGAGATCGTGCTCAGCGGTCTGGTGTGGTGGAACGAAGCGCACGGCCGGGTGAGGACCGAGCGCTTCGTCTCCGCACTGGCGGAGGCCGGAGCCACCGCGCTGCTCGCCGGGGAGGAGACCCACGGCGCCGTTCCCGTCGACATCGTCAACTCCTGCCGTGAGCACGGCATCGCGCTGCTGGCCGTGCCGGCGCGCACCAGCTTCCGGGCCGTCACCGACGTCGTGTACCGGCGCCAGTGGGGCGACCTCAGCCGCCGCCCGGCGGACCACTTCGCCCTGCCGGAGAACGTACGCAGCGATCTCGGCCGCCTCGTCGATCTCGGCACCGACGCCGGTGAGATCCTCGGGCGGGCGCTCGCCCCGTTCGGTACGCCGCCGTGCTACGTGCTCACCAGCACCGGGCGCACGATCGCCCGCACCGCGTCGGCCCCCGAGCTGACGGCGGCGCGGGCCGTGGAGAACCTGCGCAGCCTCACCGGCGAAACGCTGCGGGTCCAGGCCGAGACCACCCCGTACGACGCCTGGTACCTCCATGTGCCGGAGGCCGGCGGGGCGCCTCCCCGGGCCCTGCACGAGACAGCCGAGGTCATCGGCCAGTACCGCCACCATCACCATCGCAGGCACTCGGGCCGGCGCCGGACCGGGCAGGACCTGGTCGCCCTCGTCAGCAGGGGGGACGCCGGTACCGGAGCTCTGGCGAACGCCCTTGAATCCTGCGGGCCGCTGGCCCGGGGACCCTGGCGGGTGGTGGTCACGACCACCGGCGGGCGGCTCGCGGGCAGTGGCGCCGAGGAGGCGCTCGGAGAGGCACTTCAGCACCTCCCTTCCCCGGTCTTCGCGGTCGGCACCACGCCGGACGCGGAAGCCGTCGCCGTCGTACGGAGTGACGTCGAGAGCGCCCTCTCGCTGGGCGAGCCCTGGTCCCTGCTGCACGGCTGTCGGCCCGAGACTCCCCTGTACGCCGGCGTCAGCGCCGTCACCACGGAGCCCACCGGACTCCACGCCGCCCTCACCCAGGCCCGTTACGCGCTGGCGGCGGCACGGCAGAGCTCCCCGACGACCGGGCGCGTGACCAGCGTCGAGGAACTCTCCTCGCTGGAGTCACTCCTGGCCGGCATCCCCGCCGACGTCCGGGCGATCTTCAGCGGCACGACCCTCGGGCCGCTCGCGCGGAGCGACACGGCCTCGCACCACATGCTGCTGCACACCCTGGAGGTCTTCCTCGCGCACAACTGCTCCTGGGCCCGCACCGCCGAAGCCCTGCATCTGCACGTCAACACCGTCCACTACCGCATCGAACGCGTCCAGGCCCTCACGGGACGGGATCTCGCCCGCCTCGACCACAAGCTGGACCTGCGCGCCGCGCTGCTGTGCCGCTGA